A window of the Anticarsia gemmatalis isolate Benzon Research Colony breed Stoneville strain chromosome W, ilAntGemm2 primary, whole genome shotgun sequence genome harbors these coding sequences:
- the LOC142985931 gene encoding uncharacterized protein LOC142985931 produces MSDTKTLIKKRASIKAKLTQFSSYLEISRSCEKLSEVQLVEVEYRLNIFENLYEKYDTLQNQLEELADEPSEQYAEREQFESQFANLVASARQLLNSTRNSCGFLQRFRRIEFLKQHFWTRFSHEYILWLQERTKWCRSSGELNEGALVLIKDKTSPPLLWLLGRIVKVLPGRDGVARVADIRTRKGVIRRAFNTICPLPVATSSVEDTSTGGVC; encoded by the exons atgtctgACACAAAGACTCTTATTAAAAAACGCGCTTCAATCAAGGCTAAGCTTACGCAGTTTTCATCGTACCTCGAGATCTCTCGTTCGTGTGAAAAGCTTAGTGAGGTACAACTGGTAGAAGTAGAATACCGTCTTAATATATTTGAGAATTTATATGAGAAATATGACACGTTACAGAACCAGTTGGAGGAGTTAGCAGACGAACCCAGCGAGCAATATGCAGAGCGTGAGCAGTTCGAGAGCCAGTTCGCGAATTTGGTGGCTTCTGCACGCCAGTTGCTAAACAGTACTCGCAA CAGCTGTGGCTT TCTTCAACGCTTTCGCCGCATTGAATTCTTGAAGCAACACTTCTGGACTCGCTTTTCCCACGAATACATTCTGTGGCTTCAGGAAAGGACAAAGTGGTGCCGATCATCAGGAGAGCTGAATGAAGGAGCCTTGGTACTTATTAAGGACAAAACCTCACCCCCACTCTTATGGCTTCTAGGACGCATCGTCAAGGTTCTTCCCGGCAGAGATGGTGTTGCTCGAGTTGCTGACATCCGCACTCGCAAGGGTGTCATTCGGCGAGCCTTCAACACTATTTGCCCTCTACCGGTGGCCACTTCATCTGTTGAAGACACTTCAACGGGGGGAGTATGTTGA